A stretch of Labrus bergylta chromosome 19, fLabBer1.1, whole genome shotgun sequence DNA encodes these proteins:
- the LOC109990229 gene encoding MAP7 domain-containing protein 1 isoform X5 translates to MDYKELGHHFEEKLTITDKTLPLQTDPQSIQNGDKSSGKDPLMSDDSAVTDLSPKTDSSFNTETPTKTDASSKTEVRPSTPGSGSSPQPKKDSMNSEQRQKLAKERREERAKYIAAKKAQWLEKEEKARRLRESQLEDRRRKLEEQRLKTEKRRALLEEKQRQKLEKNKERYESAIKRSTKKTWAEIRQQRWSWAGGLNQTSRRETRSLRLSPWESRIVERLMTPTLSFLARSRSAATLLNNSDSHSHHCSRSASASPLNACSHHHPHQNAERWRVSSASTPDITQRQRRRNSTPVDKKKKEKRDKERENEKEKNSLSKEKVQKRRQTTSPTTTTQRSRPETSTPRSRNRPPSPAAPKSRPLSPLVPAVATKTPTGKKAPSPSGTKTRPKRAQTPARVQPQAVSTVAVETGQETLQPNAPEEKKGSGNVPAIVVSSAPLTPPSLSTPDVSAASPAVPNVEPAASAAAASPAAAASPSNPAPSATAAAPSPAPANKPSAGTNNQEEAARVLAEKRRQAREQREREEQERLEQEQRNRVLREEAMAREVEERKRREEEAKFMAEQQRLRDDAQRAEEEKEAQERAKAEQEENDKLQRQREEAEAKAREEAERQRLEREKHFQKEEQERLERKKRLEEIMKRTRKSDAGEKKEVKASPQVNGKDTELNKAVNLQSPDAQNVSAPVVNGVQPAAHQNGVSANGDFEQIIQLNNGGSTTQSQSQSGLVSEPILAFEGGEPFRMKTGPMKPQHVAEVL, encoded by the exons CTCTGCCCCTCCAGACGGACCCTCAGTCCATCCAGAATGGGGACAAGTCTTCGGGGAAGGACCCCCTGATGTCAGACGACTCGGCCGTCACAGACCTCTCTCCTAAAACAGACTCCAGCTTCAACACAGAGACCCCCACCAAGACAGACGCCTCCTCCAAGACGGAAGTCAGGCCGTCCACCCCGGGCAGCGGCAGCAGCCCGCAGCCCAAGAaag ACTCGATGAACTCAGAGCAACGACAGAAACTTGCCAAGGAGCGGAGGGAGGAAAGAGCCAAATATATCG CTGCTAAGAAGGCCCAGTGgctggagaaggaggagaaggccCGACGTCTGAGGGAGAGCCAGCTGGAGGATCGCAGGAGGAAGCTGGAGGAGCAGAGGCTGAAGACTGAGAAACGCCGAGccctgctggaggagaaacagagacagaaactaGAGAAGAACAAG GAGAGATACGAGTCTGCTATCAAGCGGTCGACAAAGAAGACGTGGGCAGAGATCCGGCAGCAGAGGTGGTCCTGGGCGGGCGGACTCAACCAAACCTCCCGCAGAGAAA CCCGCAGCCTGCGTCTGAGCCCCTGGGAGAGCCGGATCGTGGAGCGGCTCATGACGCCGACGCTGTCCTTCCTGGCTCGCAGTCGCAGCGCCGCCACCCTCCTCAACAACAGTGACTCCC ACTCTCATCACTGCTCCCGTTCAGCCTCTGCCAGCCCGCTCAACGCCTGCTCCCACCACCACCCGCACCAGAATGCCGAGCGCTGGAGGGTCTCCTCGGCCAGCACGCCCGACATCACCCAGAGACAGCGCCGGAGAAACTCCACACCG gtggacaagaagaagaaggagaagagagacaaggagagggaGAATGAAAAGGAGAAGAACTCTCTCTCTAAAGAGAAAGtgcagaagaggagacagacgaCGTCCCCCACCACCACGAcccagagatccagaccagagaCCAG CACGCCGAGGTCCAGAAACAGACCCCCGTCCCCCGCCGCCCCCAAAAGTCGGCCCTTGTCCCCCCTGGTGCCCGCGGTGGCCACAAAGACGCCCACGGGCAAGAAGGCTCCGTCTCCTTCTGGCACCAAGACCCGACCCAAACGAGCCCAGACGCCCGCCAGGGTGCAGCCCCAGGCGGTCTCCACAGTCGCCGTGGAAACAGGCCAAGAGACCCTGCAGCCCAATGCaccagaggagaaaaaag GCTCGGGGAATGTTCCTGCCATCGTGGTCTCCTCTGCCCCTCTCACACCTCCCTCCCTCAGCACTCCTGACGTATCAGCCGCCTCTCCAGCTGTGCCAAATGTAGAGCCCGcggcctctgctgctgctgcttctcctgctgcagcagcctCCCCCAGTAATCCTGCTCCTTCTGCTACAGCGGCAGCCCCCTCTCCCGCACCAGCCAACAAACCCTCTGCGGGCACCAACAACCAGGAGGAGGCCGCTCGAGTCCTGGCAGAGAAACGCAGACAAGCCAGGGagcaaagagagagggaggagcaggagcGTCTGGAGCAGGAGCAAAGAAACAG GGTCCTTCGTGAGGAGGCGATGGCCCgcgaggtggaggagaggaagcgcagagaggaggaggccaAATTCATGGCCGAGCAGCAGCGTCTGAGAGACGACGCCCAGCgagctgaagaggagaaggaggcgcAGGAGAGAGCTAAAGCTGAGCAGGAGGAGAACGACAAGCTGCAGAGACAA agagaggaggctgaAGCCAAAGCCCGCGAGGAGGCCGAGCGTCAGcgcctggagagagagaaacacttccagaaagaggagcaggagcgactggagaggaagaag CGCCTCGAGGAGATCATGAAGAGGACTCGTAAAAGTGATGCAGGAGAAAAG AAGGAAGTGAAAGCTTCTCCACAGGTCAACGGCAAAGACACAGAGCTCAACAAAG ccGTAAACCTGCAGAGTCCAGACGCACAGAATGTCTCCGCTCCCGTGGTAAACGGCGTGCAGCCCGCCGCTCACCAGAACGGCGTCTCGGCCAACGGGGACTTCGAGCAGATCATCCAGCTGAACAACGGAGGGAGCACGAcccagagtcagagtcagagcgGGCTGGTCAGCGAGCCGATCCTGGCCTTCGAGGGCGGAGAGCCTTTCCGGATGAAAACAGGACCCATGAAGCCTCAGCATGTCGCAG AGGTCCTGTGA
- the LOC109990229 gene encoding MAP7 domain-containing protein 1 isoform X6, with protein MDYKELGHHFEEKLTITDKTLPLQTDPQSIQNGDKSSGKDPLMSDDSAVTDLSPKTDSSFNTETPTKTDASSKTEVRPSTPGSGSSPQPKKDSMNSEQRQKLAKERREERAKYIEQQTQLQAAKKAQWLEKEEKARRLRESQLEDRRRKLEEQRLKTEKRRALLEEKQRQKLEKNKERYESAIKRSTKKTWAEIRQQRWSWAGGLNQTSRRETRSLRLSPWESRIVERLMTPTLSFLARSRSAATLLNNSDSPSASPLNACSHHHPHQNAERWRVSSASTPDITQRQRRRNSTPVDKKKKEKRDKERENEKEKNSLSKEKVQKRRQTTSPTTTTQRSRPETSTPRSRNRPPSPAAPKSRPLSPLVPAVATKTPTGKKAPSPSGTKTRPKRAQTPARVQPQAVSTVAVETGQETLQPNAPEEKKGSGNVPAIVVSSAPLTPPSLSTPDVSAASPAVPNVEPAASAAAASPAAAASPSNPAPSATAAAPSPAPANKPSAGTNNQEEAARVLAEKRRQAREQREREEQERLEQEQRNRVLREEAMAREVEERKRREEEAKFMAEQQRLRDDAQRAEEEKEAQERAKAEQEENDKLQRQREEAEAKAREEAERQRLEREKHFQKEEQERLERKKRLEEIMKRTRKSDAGEKKEVKASPQVNGKDTELNKAVNLQSPDAQNVSAPVVNGVQPAAHQNGVSANGDFEQIIQLNNGGSTTQSQSQSGLVSEPILAFEGGEPFRMKTGPMKPQHVAEVL; from the exons CTCTGCCCCTCCAGACGGACCCTCAGTCCATCCAGAATGGGGACAAGTCTTCGGGGAAGGACCCCCTGATGTCAGACGACTCGGCCGTCACAGACCTCTCTCCTAAAACAGACTCCAGCTTCAACACAGAGACCCCCACCAAGACAGACGCCTCCTCCAAGACGGAAGTCAGGCCGTCCACCCCGGGCAGCGGCAGCAGCCCGCAGCCCAAGAaag ACTCGATGAACTCAGAGCAACGACAGAAACTTGCCAAGGAGCGGAGGGAGGAAAGAGCCAAATATATCG AACAACAAACTCAGCTGCAAG CTGCTAAGAAGGCCCAGTGgctggagaaggaggagaaggccCGACGTCTGAGGGAGAGCCAGCTGGAGGATCGCAGGAGGAAGCTGGAGGAGCAGAGGCTGAAGACTGAGAAACGCCGAGccctgctggaggagaaacagagacagaaactaGAGAAGAACAAG GAGAGATACGAGTCTGCTATCAAGCGGTCGACAAAGAAGACGTGGGCAGAGATCCGGCAGCAGAGGTGGTCCTGGGCGGGCGGACTCAACCAAACCTCCCGCAGAGAAA CCCGCAGCCTGCGTCTGAGCCCCTGGGAGAGCCGGATCGTGGAGCGGCTCATGACGCCGACGCTGTCCTTCCTGGCTCGCAGTCGCAGCGCCGCCACCCTCCTCAACAACAGTGACTCCC CCTCTGCCAGCCCGCTCAACGCCTGCTCCCACCACCACCCGCACCAGAATGCCGAGCGCTGGAGGGTCTCCTCGGCCAGCACGCCCGACATCACCCAGAGACAGCGCCGGAGAAACTCCACACCG gtggacaagaagaagaaggagaagagagacaaggagagggaGAATGAAAAGGAGAAGAACTCTCTCTCTAAAGAGAAAGtgcagaagaggagacagacgaCGTCCCCCACCACCACGAcccagagatccagaccagagaCCAG CACGCCGAGGTCCAGAAACAGACCCCCGTCCCCCGCCGCCCCCAAAAGTCGGCCCTTGTCCCCCCTGGTGCCCGCGGTGGCCACAAAGACGCCCACGGGCAAGAAGGCTCCGTCTCCTTCTGGCACCAAGACCCGACCCAAACGAGCCCAGACGCCCGCCAGGGTGCAGCCCCAGGCGGTCTCCACAGTCGCCGTGGAAACAGGCCAAGAGACCCTGCAGCCCAATGCaccagaggagaaaaaag GCTCGGGGAATGTTCCTGCCATCGTGGTCTCCTCTGCCCCTCTCACACCTCCCTCCCTCAGCACTCCTGACGTATCAGCCGCCTCTCCAGCTGTGCCAAATGTAGAGCCCGcggcctctgctgctgctgcttctcctgctgcagcagcctCCCCCAGTAATCCTGCTCCTTCTGCTACAGCGGCAGCCCCCTCTCCCGCACCAGCCAACAAACCCTCTGCGGGCACCAACAACCAGGAGGAGGCCGCTCGAGTCCTGGCAGAGAAACGCAGACAAGCCAGGGagcaaagagagagggaggagcaggagcGTCTGGAGCAGGAGCAAAGAAACAG GGTCCTTCGTGAGGAGGCGATGGCCCgcgaggtggaggagaggaagcgcagagaggaggaggccaAATTCATGGCCGAGCAGCAGCGTCTGAGAGACGACGCCCAGCgagctgaagaggagaaggaggcgcAGGAGAGAGCTAAAGCTGAGCAGGAGGAGAACGACAAGCTGCAGAGACAA agagaggaggctgaAGCCAAAGCCCGCGAGGAGGCCGAGCGTCAGcgcctggagagagagaaacacttccagaaagaggagcaggagcgactggagaggaagaag CGCCTCGAGGAGATCATGAAGAGGACTCGTAAAAGTGATGCAGGAGAAAAG AAGGAAGTGAAAGCTTCTCCACAGGTCAACGGCAAAGACACAGAGCTCAACAAAG ccGTAAACCTGCAGAGTCCAGACGCACAGAATGTCTCCGCTCCCGTGGTAAACGGCGTGCAGCCCGCCGCTCACCAGAACGGCGTCTCGGCCAACGGGGACTTCGAGCAGATCATCCAGCTGAACAACGGAGGGAGCACGAcccagagtcagagtcagagcgGGCTGGTCAGCGAGCCGATCCTGGCCTTCGAGGGCGGAGAGCCTTTCCGGATGAAAACAGGACCCATGAAGCCTCAGCATGTCGCAG AGGTCCTGTGA